ACCATCAGTAGCCCGTGGGTGGCGCGGGTACACGTGACGGCGAGCCGTCCGAAGGCGGAGTTGAACTCGTCGAGCTGCGCGGCGCCGGTCAGCGGGTGGATCGCGACCGTGATGCCGTTCGTCTGCCCCTGCCACGAGTCCACCGTGGACGCCACGAGTTCGGTATCGCTACACGCGTGCTTCGCCCGCAACCGCTCGACGACGTTGGTCGCGTCGTCCACTGCCTGGTTTCGGGTCGCCAGGACCGCGATCAGCGGGTCTCCGGCGCCGTCCCCGGGGCACGCCGTCAGCGTGGTTCCGGTCGGGGACCCGGCGTCGTCGTACTGCGCGTACTCAAGCGCGAACCCGGACGACAACAGCTCGTCCAGGAGCGACTCGACCACTCCCATCAGTGGGAGGTCGATGTCGGCAGCTTCGGCGTCAGGCAGACCCTCGACCTCCAGCAGCGTCGGCACGCCGGTGCCGACCTGACGCCAGATCGCGGCCGCCGGCCCGGACAGCCCGTCAGCGACGAGCGCCCGGTCACCCGGCGCGGCGACGCAGTGCAGCTCGCCCCACTCCGGATAGAAGGCCCGCCAGAGGTCGAGGTGGCCCGCCGCCGGCCGCCAGACCGCGGGGAGTTCGACGGCCCAAGTGCGCTCGTCGGCGTCGAACGCGGTCGGCCACGCGCGGTAGGGGTTGAACCCCGGGTCGCCCCGCCACGGGTTCGTGCCGATCTCCATCGGCGGGAGCTGCCCGACGTCGCCGACCCCGACCGTGACTGGAGCCGCCTTCGCGACCTTGTCGAATAGGTGGTGGGGAAGCTGCCACGCTTCGTCGACGAACAGGACGTCGAACGGCGAACGGCCGTGATGCGCGGCACCGAGGTGATCGGTCAGCCGTCTGAGCTCCCCGATCGCTCCCAGCTTGTGAGAGGTCGAGATGATCACCTCTGCCTCGTGCGGGATGTCCGACGTCGTGGTGACCACGGTCGCGCACACAAGAGCGTCCTCGGGGACATCGTCGTACCTGTCCTTGGAGACGAACAGGCACACCCGGTCCTTCCCGAGCGTTCGCCCCAACGCGGTCGCCAGCGGGTGGATCTGCTTGTTGGTGAACGCGACGATCGCCACCCGTGTGCAGCTCGGATGTGCGACGGCGTCGCCCACCAGCCGCTTGAGCACGAAAGACTTCCCGGCGCCGGCCGCCGCTTTGAGCAGGATCCGGTCAACCGGCGCCGTGCCCGAAAGGGCGTCCCGCAGGACCCCTGTCGCCTTCTCGGCGACCGCTGCGTTTCCTCCGGCCGCCCGGGCGTGATGGACCCCGCCAGTTCCGGTGTCCTGGCCGCCCGGTTGGACGAACTCGATCGTCACGACGTCACTCCAGATCGTCCATGGTCACGTCGTCGGGTGGCGCTGTCGGGGGCTCGGCCGTCGCGTCCCCGGTAGGAGCTCCGGCCGGACCGACCTCGAACGCGTCACCGTCGACGACCGGTGGCCACACCTGCGGATTGAGCTCGCCGTTGGCGCGACGCACGGCGAGCTGGTCGGACCAGTCGGCCTCGGCGTCTTCGTGAGGTCGGCAGCAGTACTGGTGGGCGTCGGGGTCGCTCGCGTACGAGTCGGGCTCGCAGGTCACCTTGGGCGCCGACACGTCGTCAGCCTTCGGCCGGCCGACGTTGAGCGCTGTGTTCTTCTTCAGATCGGAGAACCATGCGAAGTCCGCGACGATCAGCCGGTCACCCACCGACACCGTCGGGACCGTCGCGGGGGCCCAGCGCAGGCGGCGCGGCGCGTTGACGTCACCCGCAGACGAGAGCGGACCGATCGACAACCCAACGAACTTGAAGCTGCCCTTCTGCGCAGTCATGGCGATAGCCGGGTGCTCGACGCACGGCTCGTCGTTGACGTGCAGGAGCACGATCCTGGACCCGTCCCCGATCCGGCGCGACGCGACATCCAGGACGAGTGGATCCGCCCGGACGACGGTTGCGATGGCGATTTCCCGCACGCTCGCGTCGGTGGCGAGGTCGTTGGCCACCTGCGGGTTCGCCAGCGCGAGCAGCTGGCTGTGGCACCGGCCGTCGCTCTCGATCACGGGCACGAGCGAGTTGCGCCAGTGGCGGTAGGTCCGCCCGAACCGCACGAGGTCAGACGCGTGCAGCTCCAGACGGCGCCGCCACACCGCCTGGGCGTCGCCTTCGATCGCCCGATGTACCTCACGAAGCGTCGAGTCCGGGACGGTGTCCAGCACGTCCAGGGCTCGTTCGAGGATCGCGGACTTGTACTGGAGTTCCTCGGTGACGAGCTCGGCGTACCTCTCCGGATCGGCGGGGCCCTCCCCCGACCCGCGGCGACGCGACCGCGTTCCCGCCAGAGCCCGGTGGATCGCGTCCGACCGCCGGTTCGTCAGCCGTGCGCCTGGTGAGTGTTCCGAGGACTCGATGTCGTCCTCGAACGGCCTGGGGTCGACCGGACCGGGTTCGCCCCACGCCACCAGGTAGTCCAGGCGCAGAGAGGCGATGGAGGGCCCCCCGGCGATCAGGTGGCGTGCCAGCACCGCCCGGACGTCGACGATCGGCGACCGGAGGGTGAGCGCGCGGGCGCGGTCCTCCTCCAGTAGGAAAGACACCGCTGTTCGGTCGGACTCGGTCAGCCGAGGCGGGATCTGCGCCGGCTCGCCGTTGAACGTCAACGGCTCCCGGCCCGCAGATCGATCTTGCTCCCAACGCAGCCGGCTGAGCTCGATGCCAGCCAGGTTGTCGGCGATCGAGGCGAGGATGTCGGCGGTCGACTTGTCGGCTACGGCGAGGTGGATCGGGCCGGGTGCCTCTCTATTGGTTCTGCGTTGCTCAGCCATCGCCTTCGCCAGGTCTGCTCCGAGCAGGCGCATCACGTCGCGGCGCGTCTGCGGAGACTGAGGGTCATCGAAGACGGTGACCTGCCACGGACCGCGGCCCTGTGCCGTGATTCGCTGCAGGGCGATCCCGTGGAGGCCGAGCGCGGCGGCGTCGGACTTGGCGACGACGACGTTGACGGTGCCGGCCTGGCCCGCCTGGTCGGTGCGCCTCTGCCCGGTCAGCCGGCCTACACCGTCGAGAGTCGCCTTCACGTTGGCGACCACGGACGCCGGCGCCGTGCCGGCCGCGCCCGTCCCGTCGACCAGGCCGACGACCTGGCCACGCACGTCAACTGGAACGCCCAGCTCGACCAGCAGGTCGGCCGGCTCATCCGAGGTGCGGAGCTCGTGGCGGCAGTAGGAGAACAGCGTGCACGTCGTGCAGGTCGCCGGGTCGAACGTCGCCTGAAGGTGAGCGACGAAGGCCGAGACGCTCGTGACGGCGTCGTAGGGCGCCTCCGCGGCCTCGCGTCGTCGCTCCGCGACCCGCATCCGCACCTCGGCCCGGTGGTCGTCGAGCGACTCAACCAGAGCCTCGGGCTGCAGGAACGCGTTGCGCGGCGCGGCCAGAACTCCGTGGGAGTGGACCGCCATGTCACGCGGCAGGCGAGACCAGGCCGCCGCGGACTCGGCACCGAGCGCGACCTGGAGGAAGCCCTTGAGCAGTCGTGTGTCCTCGATGCGTGAGCGGACCCGCTCGTAGTCCTTGGCGTCTCCGACGATCAGCCAGGACCCATCATCCTCGCCTGCCTTCGGCGCGACCACGGCGAAGTCGGGCTTGACCTCGGTGGCGGGGCTCTCCTCGAAACCGACGAACGGGACTGCGAGCCCATGGATCAGCGTTGCCGCCCCGTTCGCCGTCGCTCGCTCATGTGCTGCGACGAGCAGGGCTGCGGTCCGGTCAACGCTCACGTGCGCGTTGACAGTCACGACCTCGGTGGGACGGTTCAGGGCCAGCCGTCCCACCGTGGTCGTCGCGACCTCGCTCGCGAACTTCGGACTGCGCACGAGGCGCTCAAAGGTCATCGCCCGCATCCACCGAGCTTCGGGGATGCGACCCGAATCGTCCGCGAAACCGATGTCAGTAGCGAGCTTCCGGCGCGTCCGTCCGACGACGAGCGGGTCGGTGCCGCGGAAGCGCGCGCAGGCAGCGTGTGCGGACGCGGCGACGGCGCTCGACGCGCCCCCGGGCGACGCACCACTCATGCCGAACCCCTCGGCCCGCTGTCTCGTCGCGACCAGTCGTCGATAGTCATACGGCCCCCCAGCACGTGCGCTTCGTCACGCCAGACTAGTGAGGACCTCTGACGGGCTGTGATCGGGCCACTCGATTGAGTGACAGCTACGTGCGGTATCCGTAGTCAGTCGGGCGCAGATGACGGCGGCCGACGTGGAGATGGCCGGTAGACGTTGCGCCCGCAGGGCGGGCGCCGGCCCCTCCACTCGGGAGGGTCGGGGGCTCAGACGAGGCCCCTGATCCCTCGCCGTCCGCTCAGCAATGTCGGGGATCGGCAGCACACTGGCGTCATGGACCCTGCGCTGAACGGGCTGGTGGACGCCGTGGAGGCCGGCGCGGTCGAGCTGGCCGACGAGATGCTGCGGCGGTCGGGCGCGGTGTGCCCGCCGACGGTGCACCTGCTGTTCAAGCACCTCCCCCAGCCGTACATCGCGAGCGTGACTACCCGGCCGTTCCGGCGCGGCAGCGACGCGGCCGCGGCGGTAGCGGCGCTCGGGTTGCTGCCGTCCGTCGTGCACGCGACACGGCTGGTCGTGGTGTGGGAGTACTCCGACCTGTGCGCGGCTCTGGACCTGCCCGACTGGCGAGAGGGCCGGTACCCGCTCGGGCTGGTGGTGCTCGATACCGACCTGGCCGAGCACGTCGTGCGCTGGCACCCGTTACGGATGCGCACGGACGCCACCTCGGACCCGATCCCGGTCACGGCGTCGATCTGGCCGGAGTGGGGCGAGGTGGTCCGGCATCCGACTCGGGCGACCGCACGACCAGATTGCGCAGCTCATCCCGCTAGGAGCTCGTGATACCGGCGCAGCGACCAGCACCACCAACCCGGCCGACGCCACGACGCTCCGTCGTGAAGGCTGCAGTGCAGGCGTGGTCGGCACCAGGCACTCCGAGGTTCCGACGGGTTGCGCCGCGGTTCTCCCACTGCTCGTACTCGGCGGGTAGCGCCGGGTGTAACGCGGCATTCAGATCGGCTTCGTCCCAGCCGCACTTCGTCCGCAGATCTCGGCGATCGCAGGGAGCTGGTCGTCACGCTGAGGCGCACTGCGCGGACCAGGACCTCGACGTCCGTCTCGCACCGGCCAGGAGCTACGCGGCGACCTCAAGAGAGGCGATTGACTGGCTACGGCTGGCATGGCACTCTCACGACGTCCCACCGGCGGTCCGGTGGTCGACGCTCCAGCAGGTCGAACTTTGGCATGCTGGTAGATAACTTCATGATCGATCTGGGCACATGACTCCATAGGGGAGAAGTGTGCCCTTCATCGTATCCGGACCGGAACCTGCGCCGCAGGTTCCGGTCCTTTTTTGTGCCCGAAACAGAAAAGAGCGAAGGAGATCACCATGCGAGAACTTTGGGAAGACCCCGATCTGAAACGGCGTCCATCCAGGATGGACACTCGATACTCGACAGGCGGATCGAATTGGAAGGGCGAGGGTTGGCGACTCTCGAAAGAAGGGCCTATCGATGTAGCGCATGAAGCAGTACGCGCCTGCAGAGCCCCCGACCGACGCAGCGGCGCACGACGGCGCGGTCGACCTCCATGGACTCGGAGTGAGCCGCACACGGAAGTCGGCGAGGCTGATCTCGCACTGCTGCGCGCTAGGTCCAATCGGATCCGAGCGTTGAAGCTCAGGTGAGCTGCAGCGCGACCCATTGAGTCATTTTCAGCTATTCTCAAACCGACACGCACAAGCAGGAGGAAAGATGCCTGAAGTTCCACCGACTCAAGGTCTGTACTATACCGTAAAAGACTCGCCGCTCGGGCCGGAGGGGACGGTCAATAAG
This sequence is a window from Pseudonocardia petroleophila. Protein-coding genes within it:
- a CDS encoding AAA family ATPase, giving the protein MTIEFVQPGGQDTGTGGVHHARAAGGNAAVAEKATGVLRDALSGTAPVDRILLKAAAGAGKSFVLKRLVGDAVAHPSCTRVAIVAFTNKQIHPLATALGRTLGKDRVCLFVSKDRYDDVPEDALVCATVVTTTSDIPHEAEVIISTSHKLGAIGELRRLTDHLGAAHHGRSPFDVLFVDEAWQLPHHLFDKVAKAAPVTVGVGDVGQLPPMEIGTNPWRGDPGFNPYRAWPTAFDADERTWAVELPAVWRPAAGHLDLWRAFYPEWGELHCVAAPGDRALVADGLSGPAAAIWRQVGTGVPTLLEVEGLPDAEAADIDLPLMGVVESLLDELLSSGFALEYAQYDDAGSPTGTTLTACPGDGAGDPLIAVLATRNQAVDDATNVVERLRAKHACSDTELVASTVDSWQGQTNGITVAIHPLTGAAQLDEFNSAFGRLAVTCTRATHGLLMVSRPGLGRLLGEAPARPGTPFGEPGNRHLPRQTHQRILATFARGTLTVDPELA